A genomic window from Lotus japonicus ecotype B-129 chromosome 1, LjGifu_v1.2 includes:
- the LOC130729058 gene encoding 50S ribosomal protein L3, chloroplastic, translating to MSILSISSPPISSSSFSLSISSTRMPCFNFRVSFPQSQKRGNRVVMMSMEAGVGVMGTKLGMMSYFEENGVVVPVTVVGFKEGNIVTQLKTEATDGYDAVQVGYQRIRDRKLTKPELGHLEKVGAIPMRHLQEFRLQSLEGFDLNQRLVFDELFKEGDLVDVSGTTIGKGFQGGIKRWNFKRGPMSHGSKSHRQLGSIGAGTTPGRVYPGKKMPGRMGGTKRKIRKLKIVKIDKDLNVVMIKGALPGKPGNLLRITPAKIVGKNIPKN from the exons ATGTCAATCTTATCCATTTCCTCACCTCCAATCTCTTCATCTTCGTTTTCACTTTCAATTTCATCTACTCGCATGCCATGCTTCAATTTCAGGGTTTCATTCCCCCAATCGCAAAAGAGAGGGAACCGTGTGGTCATGATGAGCATGGAAGCAGGTGTCGGAGTCATGGGAACCAAGTTGGGAATGATGAGCTATTTCGAAGAAAACGGTGTCGTTGTTCCGGTCACTGTCGTCGGTTTCAAAGAAGGTAACATCGTCACGCAACTCAAAACCGAAGCCACTGATGGCTACGACGCTGTTCAAGTTGGTTACCAGAGGATCCGGGACCGCAAGCTCACCAAACCTGAGTTGGGTCATCTTGAGAAGGTTGGTGCTATCCCCATGCGCCATCTTCAGGAGTTTCGCCTTCAATCGCTTGAGGGTTTCGACCTCAACCAGCGCCTTGTTTTCGATGAACTGTTCAAGGAGGGTGATCTTGTTGATGTCTCTGGCACCACCATTGGCAAGGGTTTCCAAG GTGGTATCAAGCGATGGAACTTCAAAAGGGGTCCAATGAGCCATGGTTCTAAGAGTCATAGACAACTGGGATCAATCGGCGCCGGAACTACACCTGGTCGTGTATACCCTGGAAAGAAGATGCCCGGTAGGATGGGTGGAACCAAGAGGAAGATAAGAAAGCTTAAAATTGTCAAAATTGATAAAGATCTGAATGTGGTAATGATCAAAGGTGCTCTTCCTGGTAAGCCAGGGAATCTTCTGCGGATAACTCCAGCCAAGATTGTAGGGAAGAACATTCCAAAGAATTAG